In the genome of Hyphobacterium sp. CCMP332, one region contains:
- a CDS encoding MOSC N-terminal beta barrel domain-containing protein — MTERAKIKSIYIYPIKSLDGVKIDNIAFNRSGGLVNDRLFAFKDFNGEYINAKNYPEIIKLRSDFDLDKGLLNLKNANNKLSFNLFDEIDLIEEWFSEYFKKKVKLHRNSEMGYPDDRKRPGPTIYSYQSLELVKCWFPELSINELRRRFRGNIELDADLDGFWEDELLLSDMKHGLFQLGNIEFQAVKPCPRCPVPTRNSIDGKIYRGFQKTFTEKRKNNVSVSVDKKLFPHYYMFAINTLVSNPESGNIKCGDILNRH, encoded by the coding sequence ATGACTGAAAGAGCAAAGATAAAGTCAATTTATATCTATCCTATCAAATCATTAGACGGTGTTAAGATAGATAATATTGCATTTAATAGAAGCGGAGGTCTAGTAAATGACCGGCTTTTTGCATTTAAGGATTTCAATGGCGAATACATTAATGCTAAAAATTATCCTGAAATAATTAAGCTCAGATCCGATTTTGACCTGGATAAAGGCCTTTTAAATCTAAAAAACGCAAACAATAAATTAAGCTTTAACCTTTTTGATGAAATCGACTTAATAGAAGAATGGTTTTCAGAATATTTTAAAAAGAAAGTTAAGCTTCACAGAAATAGTGAAATGGGTTACCCGGATGACAGAAAAAGGCCCGGCCCTACTATTTACAGTTATCAATCATTGGAACTGGTTAAATGCTGGTTTCCCGAATTGAGTATTAATGAACTGAGAAGAAGATTTAGAGGCAATATAGAATTGGATGCCGACCTGGATGGTTTTTGGGAAGATGAACTTTTATTAAGTGATATGAAACACGGTTTATTTCAATTGGGAAATATTGAATTCCAAGCTGTAAAACCTTGCCCCCGATGTCCTGTGCCTACCAGAAACTCGATTGATGGTAAAATCTACAGGGGTTTTCAGAAAACATTCACAGAAAAAAGAAAGAATAATGTATCGGTTTCAGTGGATAAAAAGCTCTTCCCGCATTATTATATGTTTGCAATAAATACACTGGTGAGCAATCCGGAATCCGGCAATATTAAATGCGGGGATATCCTGAACAGACACTAA